The Osmerus eperlanus chromosome 12, fOsmEpe2.1, whole genome shotgun sequence genome has a segment encoding these proteins:
- the LOC134031055 gene encoding histone-lysine N-methyltransferase PRDM9-like, translated as MSERGSIVEWAETVTEVIIVTEEYQPCDGNTTTVLLEEQTVSPIQNVLETMVQEEDDPPPSDNIYCEECHNLFKDQCDLQGGVGPSFVLDSPTATGVPQRALLTLPHGLMIGRSSIPGAGLGVMNQGPTVSPGMHFGPYEGEIITDEEAVNSDYSWEVCRRTGEYEYIDASRETHSNWMRYVNCARHEEETNLLVVQCRGSVLFHCCRSILAGEELMVWPSNQFVSQPTDAWNQIWFRKCTPAEDGTTSQMFLCAQCPLSFTTECYLQRHTESCHPETVEEAAALPGPEPPVCGHHPLSLPPKLVDLLPGGATEPEGPSANGAAAPSPSGPAEVSAEDKPEDNPNKCSQCGKVFMYSHHLKRHKQSVHLRTRPYCCIHCKRCFSQSSGLRRHQLTHQKRPLRRVKVTLAVTASPNRPSSPGADPTESEHPSQTENPPDPLNTSTNGASEPPPALTEDASGVSEEEPHKCSPCGRVFTNEYHLKRHQQNVHSDTPKPYCCSQCKRCFSQLSDLDKHLQVHQRQKKKTQVADVASEDEEENRVPVDESEDPDPTFVAPLSVAQAAGVTTRPRSQRMKHLGSRSRLSAITRLIAPKRRQSTVKRKSPGPVQREQGSRGPEAPDSESPDGMDADGETTAYDCAECKGAFADPEELEGHECSRSKEGPYICPKCGAVFKKYGNLLRHDRVTHSGKTYPCDDCGHLFTRPAALKRHQEMDSCKKVQFTSEIFPCSYCQFSFTSKLYLDKHMKRHHPVEFVSLLGSSEVSPHADEAEEAHNCAKCGKSYNSFKSFKAHKCMKQSEILYLCTECGKGFSCLYALKQHHLFHTGEKPHRCPHCEKCFMLIGQLNVHIRTHTGEKPYLCTHCGESFRQSGDLKRHEGKHTGVRPHQCSECGKSFSRPQSLKAHQLLHSGQRLFKCTQCGKSFSRGYHLKRHHQKMHTY; from the exons ATGTCAGAGAGGGGCAGCATCGTAGAGTGGGCAGAGACTGTCACGGAAGTGATTATTGTAACAGAGGAATACCAACCTTGCGATGGCAACACCACTACAG TGTTACTCGAGGAGCAAACTGTGAGTCCTATCCAAAATGTCTTGGAAACCATGGTTCAAGAGGAGGATGACCCTCCACCCTCAGACAACATCT attgtgAGGAGTGCCATAACCTGTTCAAAGACCAGTGTGACCTCCAAGGTGGTGTAGGGCCATCCTTTGTGCTGGACTCCCCCACTGCAACAGGAGTCCCTCAGAGGGCTCTGCTCACTCTGCCTCATGGCCTGATGATTGGCAGGTCCAGCATCCCAGGCGCAGGACTAGGGGTCATGAACCAGGGGCCAACTGTGTCTCCGGGGATGCACTTTGGGCCTTATGAGGGAGAGATCATCACAGACGAGGAGGCCGTGAACAGTGACTACTCCTGGGAG GTTTGCAGAAGAACGGGCGAGTACGAGTACATCGATGCGTCAAGGGAGACGCATTCCAACTGGATGAG GTACGTCAATTGTGCTCGCCACGAGGAAGAGACAAACCTGTTGGTCGTCCAGTGCCGGGGGAGTGTCCTGTTCCACTGCTGCCGCTCCATACTCGCGGGAGAGGAGCTGATGGTGTGGCCCAGTAACCAGTTCGTTAGCCAGCCTACGGACGCCTGGAACCAGATCTGGTTCCGGAAGTGCACTCCCGCAG AGGACGGCACGACTTCGCAGATGTTCCTCTGCGCCCAGTGTCCGCTCTCCTTCACCACAGAGTGCtacctgcagagacacacagaaagctGCCACCCCGAGACCGTAGAAGAGGCTGCTGCGTTACCTGGGCCAGAGCCCCCCGTATGTGGACACCACCCTCTGAGTCTTCCCCCTAAGCTGGTAGACCTCCTCCCCGGCGGTGCGACGGAGCCGGAGGGCCCGTCGGCCAACGGGGCCGCGGCGCCGTCTCCGTCGGGCCCCGCGGAGGTGTCGGCCGAGGACAAACCGGAGGACAACCCCAACAAGTGCTCCCAGTGTGGCAAGGTGTTCATGTACTCTCACCACCTGAAAAGACACAAGCAAAGCGTCCACCTGCGGACACGGCCCTACTGCTGCATCCACTGCAAGAGGTGTTTCAGCCAGTCGTCTGGCCTGCGTCGGCACCAGCTGACTCACCAAAAGAGGCCGTTGAGGCGGGTGAAAGTGACCCTCGCCGTCACCGCCTCACCCAACCGCCCATCCTCGCCTGGGGCTGATCCAACGGAATCGGAACACCCCTCTCAAACCGAAAATCCACCGGATCCATTAAATACTTCAACCAATGGTGCTTCAGAACCCCCGCCAGCCCTCACAGAGGACGCCAGCGGGGTATCGGAAGAGGAACCCCACAAGTGTTCCCCTTGCGGGAGGGTGTTCACGAACGAATACCACCTCAAAAGACACCAACAAAACGTCCACTCCGACACGCCAAAACCCTACTGTTGCAGCCAGTGTAAGAGGTGTTTCAGCCAGTTGTCCGACCTGGACAAGCACCTACAGGTTCAccagagacagaagaagaagaccCAGGTGGCAGACGTAGCCTCCGAGGATGAAGAAGAGAACCGGGTGCCTGTGGATGAGTCCGAGGACCCAGACCCGACCTTCGTAGCGCCGCTGTCGGTGGCCCAGGCGGCTGGAGTCACCACCAGGCCTCGCTCCCAGAGAatgaagcacctgggaagcaggTCGAGGCTGTCGGCCATCACCAGGCTCATAGCACCCAAACGTAGGCAGTCCACCGTGAAGAGGAAATCCCCAGGCCCGGTCCAGAGGGAGCAGGGCAGCCGCGGCCCGGAAGCGCCCGACTCAGAATCTCCAGACGGGATGGACGCAGACGGCGAGACGACCGCGTACGACTGCGCGGAATGCAAGGGAGCGTTCGCCGACCCCGAGGAGCTCGAAGGCCACGAGTGCTCCAGGTCCAAGGAGGGCCCGTACATCTGCCCCAAGTGCGGCGCCGTCTTCAAAAAGTACGGCAACCTCCTGCGGCACGATCGCGTCACGCACTCGGGGAAGACCTACCCCTGCGACGACTGCGGCCATCTCTTCACGAGGCCGGCGGCCCTCAAGCGGCACCAGGAGATGGACTCGTGCAAGAAGGTCCAGTTCACCTCCGAGATCTTCCCGTGCTCCTACTGCCAGTTCTCCTTCACGTCCAAGCTGTACCTGGACAAGCACATGAAGAGGCACCACCCGGTGGAGTTCGTCTCTCTGCTGGGCTCCAGCGAGGTCTCGCCTCACGCCGACGAAGCCGAGGAGGCGCACAACTGCGCGAAATGCGGCAAGTCCTACAACTCCTTCAAGAGCTTCAAGGCCCACAAGTGCATGAAGCAGAGCGAGATCCTGTACCTGTGCACGGAGTGCGGCAAGGGCTTCTCGTGCCTGTACGCCCTCAAGCAGCACCACCTGTTCCACACGGGGGAGAAGCCCCACCGCTGCCCTCACTGCGAGAAGTGCTTCATGCTCATCGGCCAGCTGAATGTTCACATCCGAACGCACACCGGCGAGAAGCCCTACCTGTGCACCCACTGCGGGGAGAGCTTCCGGCAGTCCGGGGACCTGAAGCGCCACGAGGGGAAGCACACGGGAGTGAGGCCCCACCAGTGCTCCGAGTGCGGCAAGAGCTTCAGCCGCCCCCAGAGCCTGAAGgctcaccagctcctccacagcGGCCAGAGACTGTTCAAATGCAcccagtgtgggaagagcttttCGCGAGGTTATCACTTGAAGAGGCACCACCAGAAAATGCACACGTACTAG
- the LOC134031057 gene encoding neurabin-2-like encodes MMKTESSSSKSPGSGSTLRSPSPHRNAYEAGMQALKPMKDNAANGDVQEGPRGRRYGSNVHRIKNMFMQMQSPLDGEGGEEATKTNDNENEKTVRLSLPRAGSLNENVDHSALLKLGSTVSERVNRFDPKAENGHQRASSPSYSKLQETRRIFEQQQQQQQQQQQQQQEKAATTRVLLKTDRASGFQDGRLDVVARFNGSTESLDSLDTSDAVSPTVSQLSAVFERAAELRNNLHRLSSTPPLPSRGVSAKVGVLNSKIISKRMRTIPTGKQEEDGHNQRDQERPARGTRSKTAASAGTLNGSRNGGPGDPAQVSGTLTEEYREKSASDAGVEVNVGGKPVECSGEAGSTLVQAEVHVENGGSAAKREPLARETSPKDESGGLAGQGGERGQGVGEEEEEEERTGKEDETGANQVDISTYSAVGEDSGGSQADEEEEEDDRYDPESSCTEITGLPVEEDPPTSRKIRFSVEPIKVFATYPNEDYDRRNEDVDPMAASAEYELEKRVERLDLFPVELEKDGDGLGISIIGMGAGADMGLEKLGIFVKTVTDAGAAHRDGRIQVNDLIVEVDGTSLVGVTQNFAASVLRNTTGTVRFLIGREKPGEQSEVAQLIQQTLEQERWQREMMEQRYNQYMDDQETGDYGSDEEEEDEEEASPPYPSAIEVFDLAENEDISPLESDPEKLAHKYRELQIKHAVTQAEIQQLKRKVNHAEQDKQRWRVDKAQLEQTLTENKERMDKLEGYWMEAQSLCQAVDEHLKETQAQYQALERKYSKAKRLIKDYQQKEIEYLKKETQRCAQDGAEASLREESSQLHEQVADLECRVEELKSDPL; translated from the exons ATGATGAAGACCGAATCCTCATCTTCCAAGAGCCCCGGCTCTGGGTCTACGCTCAGGAGCCCATCCCCGCACAGGAACGCGTACGAGGCGGGGATGCAGGCGCTGAAACCTATGAAGGACAATGCGGCCAACGGAGATGTCCAGGAAGGCCCGCGCGGGCGCAGGTATGGCTCAAACGTGCACCGTATCAAAAACATGTTCATGCAAATGCAGTCTCCATTggacggggagggaggtgaagaagcGACCAAGACGAACGACAACGAGAACGAGAAAACGGTGCGTCTGTCACTACCCAGGGCCGGTAGCCTAAACGAGAACGTGGACCATAGCGCATTGCTAAAGCTCGGCTCCACGGTCTCGGAAAGAGTCAATCGGTTCGACCCCAAAGCGGAAAACGGCCACCAGCGGGCCTCGTCACCTAGCTACTCCAAACTGCAGGAGACTCGCCGAATTtttgagcagcagcagcaacagcagcagcaacagcagcagcagcagcaggagaaggCCGCCACCACCCGTGTCTTGCTGAAGACCGATAGAGCTTCGGGCTTCCAGGATGGCAGGTTGGACGTGGTGGCCCGCTTTAACGGCAGCACAGAATCCCTGGACAGCCTGGACACCTCCGACGCGGTGTCGCCCACCGTTAGCCAGCTTAGCGCCGTGTTTGAACGAGCCGCCGAGCTCCGCAACAACCTCCAccgcctgtcctccacccctccactacCCTCCAGGGGGGTCAGTGCCAAAGTGGGTGTACTCAACTCAAAAATCATCTCCAAGAGGATGCGCACCATTCCGACGGGAAAACAAGAGGAAGACGGTCACAACCAGAGGGACCAGGAACGACCTGCCAGGGGTACCAGGAGTAAAACAGCCGCCTCCGCTGGGACCCTGAACGGAAGCCGAAATGGTGGCCCGGGCGACCCTGCACAGGTTTCTGGGACCCTCACAGAagagtacagggagaagagcgcATCAGACGCAGGAGTAGAGGTCAACGTTGGGGGGAAACCCGTGGAATGTTCAGGAGAGGCTGGCAGCACACTGGTCCAAGCTGAGGTACACGTGGAGAACGGGGGGAGCGCAGCCAAAAGAGAGCCCCTGGCGAGGGAGACCTCCCCCAAGGACGAGAGCGGCGGGCTGGccgggcagggtggagagaggggccagggtgtcggggaggaggaggaggaggaagagaggactgGGAAGGAGGACGAGACCGGGGCCAACCAGGTGGATATCAGTACCTACAGCGCGGTGGGGGAGGACTCTGGAGGGAGCCaggcggacgaggaggaggaggaggacgatcgCTACGATCCCGAGTCCAGCTGCACGGAGATCACAGGGCTTCCTGTGGAGGAGGATCCGCCCACGAGCCGCAAGATCCGCTTCAGCGTGGAGCCCATCAAG gtcTTCGCCACCTATCCCAACGAGGATTATGACCGGCGCAACGAGGACGTGGATCCCATGGCGGCGTCCGCCGAGTATGAGCTGgagaagagggtggagaggtTGGACCTGTTCCCCGTGGAGCTGGAGAAAG ATGGCGATGGGCTCGGCATCAGCATCATTGGCATGGGTGCTGGGGCGGACATGGGTCTAGAGAAGCTGGGCATTTTTGTCAAGACAGTCACGGATGCCGGGGCGGCACACAGGGACGGCAG GATCCAGGTTAACGACCTCATCGTTGAGGTGGACGGGACCAGCCTGGTGGGGGTCACCCAGAACTTTGCTGCCTCTGTCCTCAGGAACACCACAGGAACTGTCAG GTTTCTGATTGGCAGGGAGAAGCCAGGTGAGCAGAGTGAGGTGGCCCAGCTGATCCAGCAGACCCTGGAGCAGGAACGCTGGCAGAGGGAGATGATGGAGCAACGCTACAACCAGTACATGGACGACCAGGAG actggTGACTATGGCagcgacgaggaggaagaggatgaagaggaggccaGCCCCCCGTATCCGAGTGCCATCGAAGTGTTCGACCTGGCCGAGAATGAAGACATCTCCCCCCTGGAGTCAGACCCTGAGAAGCTGGCTCACAAGTACAGAGAG CTTCAAATAAAGCATGCAGTCACACAGGCTGAGATTCAGCAGCTGAAAAGGAAG GTGAACCATGCCGAGCAGGACAAGCAGCGCTGGCGGGTGGACAAGGCCCAGCTGGAGCAGACCTTGACGGAGAACAAGGAGCGCATGGATAAGCTGGAGGGCTACTGGATGGAGGCCCAGTCGCTGTGCCAGGCGGTGGACGAGCACCTGAAGGAGACCCAGGCGCAGTACCAAGCCCTGGAGCGCAAGTACAGCAAGGCCAAGCGCCTCATCAAGGACTACCAGCAGAA GGAGATCGAGTACCTGAAGAAGGAGACCCAACGTTGTGCACAAGATGGAGCCGAGGCCTCCTTGAGAGAAGAGTCCAGCCAGCTTCACGAGCAG GTAGCAGATCTAGAATGCAGAGTTGAGGAGCTGAAATCTGATCCTTTATAA